One Nicotiana tomentosiformis chromosome 1, ASM39032v3, whole genome shotgun sequence genomic window, aacaatttttcACTGGTAGATAGCTGGTTAAGTTTCAGTGGAGAAATATGTAGCCTGCTTCCATCTCCGAATAATTTAGCAAGTGTAGCCAGCTATTTTACCACTGAAGGCTAGCTTCCATGCATATATTTTCTTGGACATTTGGGAGATCTGCTTGTGGACGTACATGGAGATCTGTCTTCTGACCTATCCAAAATGATTTTTCTTTTGAAAGGCTCAAATATGTAATTAGCATTTATGTCTTCAATCATTTTGATCATTGTGTGAAGCCTATTATCCTTTTACGTTTCAGATGGCAACACTGTCATATAGGAAGCTGGACTTTGAAGAATTTTGTGCTGCTGCAATCAGCACATATCAGTTGGAGGCCCTTGAGGGATGGGAGCAGATTGCATCAGTGGCATTTGAACATTTTGAGCGAGAGGGGAATCGGCCTATTTCAGTGGAGGAATTGGCTAGGGTATCTTTCTATTACTATAGCTGTTAAGTACTCTTCAATATTCAAAAAATTCTTGTTTGAGGAAATTCTGAGTTTGTTTTCACAACGATGCAGGAGTTGAATGTAGGCCCAACTGCTCATTCCATtctcagagattggataagaagTGATGGAAAACTTAGTTTACTTGGATATACCAAATTTTTGCATGGTGTGACTCTTCGTAGTGCACATATGAGACATCATTAGCATGTGTTTTTCTCCATTTCTTAACCTACTCATTTGGTTAGTGTTTGACAAAATGATAGAGATCAACTATTGAttccaaagaaaaaaaaaaggtgttGATGATATGAAAGagattttttccttctttctttctattttccTTTACAAGTGGGATTTTGGTGGCAGGCGAGATTTATACATATACGAGTTTAATAGAGTAGAGTGGCAAATTACTTGGAAGTTCTTGAGTGGCAGGAATTTGTTCATTGAGTTGTGTGTAGGTCAGGGATTTCTTTTATTTGAATTCAGTTCTTACTTGCACAGAAAATTTTAGAAACTAAGTTTGTCGTTGAGGGTTGTACTTTCATCGAGGCGTAGAGACTTCCAAAGTGCAGTAGCATATTTAATAGTTGTGCAAATGAGAATGGGATTTTACACAAATGCCGACcatatttattgtttactttttctagctatATATAGATGCATTGATTATATACAAccatacacatataatacataaattatacatatattatatctccactggttatttttagtttaagtagtGGTATAGCCGGCTATTAGGGATAATTCTTCAGATGGGGATATTGATGTTGAGTTTCTGACTTCCTGTTTCCTGTAATTTACTCTTCTTTATTCTTTCTAGTGATTAGTACAAAATAGAAATACTGTAGTCTGGTCCAAAATGTGAAAAACCAACTGATGAAGCCCCATAGAGTTATAGtaagcgtttggacataaaaattataatttttataaaaaagtAATATTTGGAGTTAAGTTAAAAAATGGTATTTGgaatttaaaattatgttttgatatgatttcacttgaaaaaatattcaGTTGGAAAAAGTTTTTCTGAAGTtttgaaaaagtatttttttgaaaaattcatttttgatttttttttttcaaaaatttgaaaaatttcatGGAGAAACTGGATCATAATCTCTCCAACATTTGGATTATATAATATTGTATACCAAGTGATTGTCAAATGCGGAGTCACCACCTAGATCATCTTGTACGTCGTCTGTACAATTAATGAACTTACGCGAGTCCGAATAAGAATTAGTTGGAACGCGAATTCCAAACAAAAAGGATAATTCTTTCTAATACTATCAACTATTGAAATAATATCTTTATATAGTTGTTATTTCTATTCTATAAAATATTTGGAGCTCTCTTTTCTACTATTCTTAGTATATGCCAATTTAGAATATATATGCTATAAGCCTGTAGGTACATATGTTCCGCTTTTACTTCTTCAAGTATGACAAAAGAATTATTTCGAATCTTTTGTACATATGTTGTACATTTATATACTTCGCACTTTGTTCTTTGTTTTTGTTCATAATATTTGAGCTAAGTTAATTTCTAtgttatttttgcatttttgtgATTTAAgctaattttaataatttataaaatataaaaaattaaagttTCAATGTACCCTTCTCTACCAATTCCGTCATTCTCATAACAAGTGTTACTTTACAATAAACTGTGGACATATCGTCCACATCTACAGCATAACAATCCCTAATATTCCACCACCCTTAATTAAATTTCAGTCTTGGGAATAGAAAAATCAAAATAAAGACTAAAACAATCAGAGTCGGTGCAAATTCACGTTAATCAGAGTCGCACCAGGTTAAAAACTAAAACAATCCCTAAAGAAACCGGTATTATCATGATTATTAAGAATGTATATTCTACAAGCAACATTTAAATGATGATGTGGGCTGCAAATTTAACAGAAAGAGAACAAGAATACAGAAAATAAAACGATAACAAATTCAGTACCATTACTTTAAGCTAACCCAATGACAAAGCATTGGAAACAAACAGAAGCATTTTTAGTCATTATCATTAACCATCTCCTATCCCTATCCATTCCTGGCCTCGATCTCTACCATTCTAAGAatctaaaaaaaaaacaaaaaaaaaactgagAATTATAGATTCTCAAGCCCTAAAGCAGGGAACATAAAGATGGTGATGTTGGTGGTGTTTATCAATTTCTCCCTGAACGCAGCGGAAGTGTTCAACATGGCACGGAATAGTAATATTTCCCTTGTGATCAAAACCATAAACTTCCTCTGCCTCTTTGAGTAACTGAATGAAAAGTGGATGATTGAAGTAGGAAACAGGGACTACAAATCTTTGTTGCTCTTCTTCTGCTTGCCCTACTTTTATAGCCAGATACCCTTTGGGCAGTACATCTTTTTTCCCCTGTTTTTTCCCTTGATGATGATGAATAAGGAGGTGAGAAAAGTGCAGATGTTTGTTAAGAAGACTCAGACTCCTCTCTCCACCACCCATTTATTAGTTAATCctagaaaagaaagaagaaagaggcTTTTAATTTTACTATTTAATGGAAGGAAGGAGGGCTAGAGATTAGAAAGGATGGCCTGTTTGAAAAGGGTTAAAGAAGAATATCGGAGAGACCTTGGGAAGTTAGTCATGGCTGAATTTGGAACATATAGGAAGATAGAGAAGAACAGAAGAATAATGTGGAATAAAAAGGTTTGATAGAGATTCCTAGACCTATTGCAAAACTCGTATACGGTTATACGGGCCCATCCGTTGAGGTGTATGTATTTGATTTGGTATAACGCTTtaataaaactaaaagaaaatataaaattttaagtaaTATTTGCGTGCGCTTCGAATCATAACCGGATCTTTACGCAAATAGTTTCAtcgtttactttttttttttagttatatacataaattatatattaattatatataagatatatatatatatatatatatatatatatatatataaaatatataaattatgcatatattatactttcgccggttatttttagtttaagtagtTGTGTGGACTgctatttgagttaattcttcttatttttttcttaaacatTAAGAACatgtttggtcatagattttgacagcttgttttaaaaaaaaaaaaattaaaaattatatttttcatgaaatatgatcaatttttgaaaataaatttgaaTTTGGTTTTTCAAGTTTCCAAAAATTGCCCTAGGTGAAAATTTTCTTTCAGCtaacaaaattttaacttttttttccaaataaaatacatgttcaaacacaactttaactttcaataattatttttcaacacatcTTCAAAAACTTATCTTTTAAATTTCAAGTAAATCTATGTCCAAATACCTAGCTAAATATGTAACTCTATTGtcattttagttttatttaaCCTTATTCTATACATAAaaagacttttaatttttaattttctaacTCTTAATGCTATATTTTCACAGCCGCATAGTATCACTATCACATATGTAGAATTCTAAATTTTAGTAGTCTATATTTCTCTTCTTAAAACTCTACACCGGATCAAGCATCACTACATAAGTCGAAAATGGAGTATATAAACTATAACTAAATATTCCCCAGATATTGATATTCTTCATTTGTTCCGTTAGAGCTACAATGCCGTCTGAGACTCGTGGAAGGACAACTTATTAGTGAAGTCAAAAGTCCTAAGAAAGATAGATACGTGGCAGAAGGTGAGACACGTGGGAAAACAAAGGTCTTCCCCCTCTCCTGAGATGAGATACTACCTATAATTTAGGTATCAAATTTCCACCATATATTGAGAATCTTATCAATTCTCTGGAATTTTATTGCTACCAATCAGAGGATTACACTTCCTAAATTGGAGCCCATGAATTTGAAAAAGACCTGACCATATTTGATTAGAAAATCTTGGTAATGAATGGTTATCACAATATATGAAGCAAGAAATTAAATAAGATCCCATGGTATATATAAATCGGACCTTATTTGGAAAAATCGCTTTTCTAATTAGGGATGCAATTCAGACTCATATTACCGGATGATACGCTGTATAGAGTGTTTACTGTATTTAGGGCCTGATTAATTGAACTTAAAAAAAATTCCTTATTTTAAGATGACTTTTTTTCATATGAAGTTTCAAAAGAAATGCTACTTCTTGAGTGTGTTTGTGTTAtcggaaaaatcggataacgttagatttgtgtatggttctaaggatatgcgatacaattcgatataaatcgcgtagagaaatggaaatatgtgtattgttgactgtaagaatgaaaataataagcaaaaagaatgaataagtaaaacaagcacaaggggataactatcaatataagaagtgatcttTTTTTCCGGCCTCCCCtaacttacaaggattccccctttatagaagagggtcattacaaaaaacaataaaataaaacatatagtggaaggccgatgatgacttgtctcttccttgattcccgccaagattctctatCTTGGtatggttgcaacggctcttgtctgtgagctcgatactagcccgaactcgttactgggtcgggccccttcggtcttggatcgagttcgaccttcgagatgggcgtcgcgcatttccgaccttgaagcagtgccttgcggatcgattcagtcacgggctcgataggattatcgagccgcctcctcgagcgaccttcgggctcgaggttcgttagtaccgacctcagagctcactcccaaaatctcattccgacttcttaacactcgaactcgatcgaacgtaggccgaaatctatttcgaccgtatacagatagtcccctcatttctcggaaaaggatgtggcgagaaacgatatgatttcccagcaGCTCGATCAAATATACACTAGTGTTTttatcgatcccgaccatgacaTATGTAGTGCTCGATCATCATATGCGTCTtcatagtccccgactttatcgaggatacccgaattttttcttcccctgtgggaattgctagttaccttcggtctTTGGTGACTGGAGAAGATcatcagtgatgaatgcggagGGGGTTCctgtcttttcaacgaggcccaacatgctttgaatcgggtaacttctgATGGCGTTTTCACCGCTTCTTTTACACAGAGttgtaggtaattctaatgtttctccttttgtttgcaggcttcgatgttgcatcacgaggcttttcTCCGAATCAGGGAGGAGCATGATGCCGAGGTTcggagcctcactgagaagagtgactcgtacaagcttcttagtgaaaaAAAACTTCAAGTAGATTTGACAGCGGTTCGGGAAGAGCATGAGGATATATttgagcaggtattccgaatgttccatgatagtgaagatgaaaaagagataaccactaacgatccgattctacaggttcggcagaggatcgagcagattggaCGGCTTAATTCACTGGTAGATGCGCTGCtggccgaggcagaagaatttaaaagGTGTATGGATAACCTTGCTTCGAAAAAAGGAAGCCGTCGAAGCTCAGTTGGAGCACTCCGATGCCTAACTTCgatctgcgaaagaaaatgcTTTGGGTCTGATCGAAAATATGAAAGAGCTTCAGCATTTGTTAGATTTGGCCACTTTAGATAAAGCAGATTttgccaaagaactcgaagtggccagatctgaagTGGTCGAGGCCAACAAAAGAGCCGATGCCaaagtggctcagttcaggatcgatgtcgaAGTTAATCAAGCCAAAGCAGCgggcatggtcgaacatgcaaagTGGCAGGCTCGGAGAGAGGCTCTCGAAGGGGTCAAAGCTCAGGGATTCGATATTAGGGCCGAGATTGAAGTTGCCAGGGCGGAGGAGAACAGAGCTCGGAGGTTGACCTTTCCTGAGGAGGACTCCGATGACTCGGGGGAGTCTGAAGACGAGGACGATACCGAGAATACAGCCtccgatgaagattgagtcatttagggccttaggtcgATCGCTGCGTTCTTGTGATACCGCTTTCggtttttgtataaagaacttccttttggAAGAGTAGCCGCCTATGTACAAAAATTTTGTAAAtacaaatctttcttcttttttgaagagaaatggcctttcaaactaaatagttagtttgaatttaaatctctGTTGCATTCGGGCCTcgtgggtagtcccctttgctttatcAGGCTCGAGCGTCCTTCAGCTTAATTAGTCAAGTGTTTGTTTtaattcgaagaaatgagtagttttgctcgaaataatgtagcccgtaggcgtaatagtcgagcgagtgattgctcgaactcgaaataaaggtagcccgtaggcttagcagtcgagtgaatgattagaaCTTGATGCAATATAGCCcgcaggcgtaatagtcaaagtagcccataggcttaatagtcgagtgagtgattgctcgaactcgaaataaaggtagcccgtaggtttggcagtcgagtgaatgattcgaactcgatgcaatgtagcccgtaggcttaatggtcgagtgagtgattgctcgaacacgaaataaaggtagcccgtaggcttggcagtcgagcgaatgattcgaactcgatgcaatgtaacccgtaggcttaatggtcgagtgagtgattgctctaactagaaataaaggtagcccgtaggcttggtagtcgagcgaatgattcgaactcgatgcaatgtagcccgtaggcgtaatagtcaaagtagcctgtaggtttaatggtcgagtgagtgattgctcgaactcgaaataaaggtagcccgtaggcttgacagtcgagcgaatgattcgaactcgatgcaatgtagcccgtaggcttaatggtcgagtgagtgattgctcgaactcgaaataaaggtagctcgtaggcttggcagtcgagcgaatgattcgaactcgatgcaatgtagccagtaggcttaatggtcgagtgagtgattgctcgaactcaaaataaaggtagcccgtaggcttgacagtcgagcgaatgattcgaactcgatgcaatgtagcccgtaggcgcaatagtcaaagtagcctgtaggtttaatggtcgagtgagtgattgctcgaactcgaaataaaggtagcccgtaggcttgacagtcgagcgaatgattcgaactcgatgcaatgtagcatgtaggcttaatggtcgagtgagtgattgctcgaactcgaaataaaggcagcccgtaggcttggcagtcgagcgaatgattcgaactcgatgcaatgtagcccgtaggtgtaatggtcgagtgagtgattgctcgaacttgaaataaaagtagcccgtaggcttggcagtcgagcgaatgattcaaactcgatcctgtttgcataataaatcttgagcatagaatatcggtaaagaagagagctTTCTTTGCAGGTCATTAGacatgggttcatgttttgcgtcagggctcaggccaactatataagcatggttcgttttgaccgtttggcccttataacgtttctcgttgagacactgtttgtcatgaaataacgaagtaacttcctttgctaTATGgatggtatcgatctctggtcgacttttgctttttcgtaatggacctagaagtcaactggtcatcttcaactcttattttggattgatatcgattgtgcacatcagtccaagtaatagctgggtactcgatcagattttgcttcagccgccgcGAAGCCCTCGAGCTCCACTCATTTAGActttgagtgaaagcttgaacaacccaatcgtctgtgactggtggcagatccattcgttccatttaaaAGCGAGCtatgaactcccttagcatctcgttatccttttgtattaccttgaacaggtccgactttctggtttcgacctttatggcttcggcatgagcttttacgaagcaaactgcaagcataacaaaagaatcagtggagttagatggtaaattatgataccatatcattgccccctttgatagggtttcaccgattttttttaataatacagattcgatctcatcatcttccaaatcattgcccttgatggcacacgtgtaagaagtgacgtgctcgttggggtcggtcgttccattatatttgggtatttcgggcatacggaattttttgggattggttttggggatgcactcgagggaaaaggcttttgaatgaattttttcgaatctagcccttttatcattggtggagcccccgagatctggtcgaccctggaattatatgtttctaccttTTTATCGTTggtttcgactcgttttgtgagttcctcgagcaatttagtaatttcgggagtagtccccgattcttgctcatttggctTCTCTATGGCTGGTTCTGTtatgtgggtgacttctcgaagcgaATTGGGCTCCGTCCTGCTTTGTacatgagtttggctctgcaactgagctatcgctatttgctgggcttgtaaaatctcgaagatcatccgtaagctgactccgatctcctccacgttatcgagtaccgccctgaatgcttctttccggttcggaatgctgattcgcctctagagctatttgtgaattgacatccaatgatacttcggctcgaatttcgggtgctTCAATTCGAGCCTCGGCGCCTTCAtcgagtggccttccggccccgagtgccaagttgttggtttcatcttgaaggccgtcTTCGTGGTCGATAAgtgaagccattgctgatttgaagttgcaaactggcgtgtactttaggtttatatcaaacgatcactgttacccttagccccacggtgggcgccaaactgtttaccggaaaaatcggataacgttagatttgtgtatggttctaaggatatgtgatacaattcaatataaatcgcgtagagaaatggaaatatgtgtattgttgactgtaagaatgaaaataataagcaaaaagaatgaataagtaaaacaagcacaaggggataactatcaatataagaagtgatcttTTTTTCCGGCCTCCCCTAACTTACAaagattcccccttttatagaagagggtcattacaaaaaacaataaaataaatcatatagtggaagacccatgatgacttgtctcttccttgattcccgccaagattcgctatcttggtgtggttgcaacgactcttgtctgtgagctcaatACTAGtccgaactcgttactgggtcgggcccttcggtcttggatcgagttcgaccttcgagatgggcgtcgcgcattttcgacctcgaagcagtgccttgcggatcgattcggtcacgggctcgataggattatcgagccgcctcctcgagcgaccttcgggctcgaggttcgttagtaccgacctAAGAGCTCACTCCccaaatctcattccgacttcttaatactcgaactcgatcgaacgtaggccgaaatctatttcgaccgtatacacataTTTGATTAGAAAATCTTGGTAATGAATGGTTATCACAATATATGAAGCAAGAAATTAAATAAGATCCCATGGTATATATAAATCGGAGCTTATTTGGAAAAATCGCTTTTCTACTTAGGGATGCAATTCAGACTCATATTACCGGATGATACGCTGTATAGAGTGTTTACTGTATTTAGGGCCTGATTAATTGAACTTAAAAACAATTCCTTATTTTAAGATGACTTTTTTTCATATGAAGTTTCAAAAGAAATGCTACTTCTTGAGTGTGTTTAACCAAATTATTTGAGAATGTCTATTTCAGTATCAAGGGAACAGTTCGTATTTAGTCGATCTCTTTGCAAAGTGATTAATTTTGTGTGTCACATTAAGAAAAAGAACATGTAAAAATGCACTTTACAATTAGCATcatttaaattaataaataactttaaatattttttgtgaGAGATTTTAGTTATGTATCTAATTAGAGACGGGGTAAGAATTGAGAGATTTTGAAAGACATGTTTAAATTAAGGAGTAATAGTTTGGTTCAAAATTCTTTTTATAAGGTTGTCCCGAAAGAAATTATAGTCTTGTTTCCTCTCAAAACAGCAGGAAAATTGTTTCAGCACACAGTCACTTGGTATTTTTTTTTTCCCCAACAACCTTGACCAAGTAACTCAGTTTTTCTAAATAAGTACTTTTTCTTTGAAAAGTATGAAGTTTTATTTTCTAAGAAAGCTGATTAAACAGGCTATTAACGCTCTGGATGTAAGATACAGTCAAACCTTTCTATAACAGTTTTATTTGTTTCGAATATTTTTGGCTGCTATAATAAAGTATTGTTATAgaggacatatattataacataatataatattcGATTTCGAGAATAACTcgacttttatagtgaataacTATTATAGAGGGATAAAAATCTGACCGTA contains:
- the LOC104086184 gene encoding auxin-responsive protein SAUR32-like, with amino-acid sequence MGGGERSLSLLNKHLHFSHLLIHHHQGKKQGKKDVLPKGYLAIKVGQAEEEQQRFVVPVSYFNHPLFIQLLKEAEEVYGFDHKGNITIPCHVEHFRCVQGEIDKHHQHHHLYVPCFRA